In a single window of the Streptomyces sp. HUAS ZL42 genome:
- a CDS encoding CBS domain-containing protein, translating into MRARDLAVEYETVSVDSDAMDAARLMADHKLPGLLVLDERGEPKAILPASQMIKVLVPAYVIEDPTLAAVVDEKHADRLCQALAGRRVGECLSSKAAPPPVADADDTALEVAALMAQVRSPLVAVAEKAKDGTHLLGVITASHLLHELLGSAEAVSLK; encoded by the coding sequence GTGCGCGCTCGTGACCTGGCGGTCGAATACGAAACAGTGAGCGTCGACAGCGACGCCATGGACGCGGCCCGGCTGATGGCCGACCACAAGCTGCCCGGCCTGTTGGTACTCGACGAGCGGGGTGAGCCGAAGGCGATCCTGCCGGCCTCCCAGATGATCAAGGTGCTGGTGCCCGCCTACGTGATCGAGGACCCCACCCTCGCCGCGGTCGTCGACGAGAAGCACGCCGACCGGCTCTGCCAGGCGCTGGCCGGCCGCCGCGTGGGGGAGTGCCTGTCCAGCAAGGCGGCCCCGCCGCCGGTCGCCGACGCCGATGACACCGCGCTGGAGGTGGCCGCGCTGATGGCGCAGGTGCGCAGCCCTTTGGTGGCGGTGGCGGAAAAGGCCAAGGACGGTACCCATCTGCTGGGTGTGATCACGGCGTCTCACCTGTTGCACGAACTCCTCGGCTCTGCAGAAGCGGTGAGCCTCAAGTAA
- a CDS encoding response regulator, translating into MTRVLVVEDDPQLVRALVINMRARQYGVDAAPDGATALRLAAARQPDVVVLDLGLPDMDGVEVIKALRGWTRVPVLVLSARTASDEKVAALDAGADDYITKPFSMNELLARLRAAVRRTEALPMAPETTMVTTSDFTIDLLAKKATRGGRDIRLTPTEWHLLEILVCNPGRLVTQKQLLQEVWGATYSDKTNYLRVYMAQLRRKLETDPSHPRYLITEPGMGYRFES; encoded by the coding sequence ATGACCCGGGTGCTGGTGGTGGAGGACGATCCACAGCTCGTACGAGCCCTCGTGATCAACATGCGAGCCCGCCAGTACGGCGTTGACGCCGCGCCGGACGGCGCCACCGCGCTCCGGCTGGCGGCCGCCCGCCAGCCGGACGTGGTGGTGCTCGACTTGGGCCTGCCCGACATGGACGGCGTCGAGGTGATCAAGGCGCTGCGCGGCTGGACCCGGGTGCCCGTGCTGGTCCTGTCCGCCCGGACGGCATCCGACGAGAAGGTCGCCGCCCTCGACGCGGGCGCCGACGACTACATCACCAAGCCGTTCAGCATGAACGAGCTGCTGGCCCGGCTGCGGGCCGCCGTCCGCCGTACCGAGGCTCTGCCGATGGCACCCGAGACGACCATGGTCACGACGAGCGATTTCACCATCGACCTGCTGGCCAAAAAGGCCACCAGAGGCGGCCGCGACATCCGGCTCACCCCAACCGAGTGGCACCTGCTGGAGATCCTGGTCTGCAACCCCGGCCGCCTGGTCACCCAGAAGCAACTCCTCCAGGAGGTCTGGGGGGCCACCTACAGCGACAAGACCAACTATCTTCGGGTCTACATGGCCCAGTTGAGACGAAAACTCGAAACGGACCCCTCCCACCCCCGCTACCTCATCACCGAGCCGGGCATGGGCTACCGCTTCGAGTCATGA
- a CDS encoding ATP-binding protein encodes MARGKLRIYLGAAPGVGKTYAMLSEAHRRIERSTDCVVAFVEHHDRPRTEVMLRGLEQVPRKEIEYRGTTFTEMDVDAVLRRAPAVALVDELPHTNIPGSRNAKRWQDVEELLAAGIDVVSTVNIQHLESLGDVVESITGVRQKETVPDEVVRRADQIELVDMSPQALRRRMAHGNIYKPDKVDAALSNYFRPGNLTALRELALLWVADRVDEYLQQYRSEHQVSKIWGSRERIVVGLTGGPEGRTLIRRAARLAEKGAGGEVLAVYIARSDGLTSASPKELAIQRTLVEDLGGTFHHVVGDDVPVALLDFARGVNATQIVLGVSRRKGWQYVFGPGVGATVARDSGPDLDVHLITHSEAGRGRGLPVSRGARLGRSRLIWGWLTGIGGPALLTLLLTHSDADLGLTNNMLLFLTLTVGAALLGGLLPSLVSAAVGTMLLNWFFTPPVHRITIADPKNMLALAIFVLVAASVASVVDLAARRTHQAARLRAESEILSFLAGNVLRGETSLEALLERVRETFAMESVALLERKSDVEPWTCAGRVGTGQPVERPEDADVDMPVGDHMALALSGRVLPAEDRRVLAAFAVQATVVLDRQRLRSEADQAKELAEGNRIRTALLAAVSHDLRTPLAGIKAAVTSLRSDDVAWSEEDQAELLAGIEEGADRLDHLVGNLLDMSRLQTGTLAPTIREIDVDEVVPMALGGIPDPESTVVLDIPETLPMVTVDKGLLERSVANIVENAVKYSPDGKPVFVSASAHADRVEVRVVDRGPGVPDEAKDRIFEPFQRYGDAPRGAGVGLGLAVARGFAEAIGGTLTAEDTPGGGLTMVLTLPAATSPPSVQPGLPATATS; translated from the coding sequence ATGGCACGCGGCAAGCTCCGGATCTACCTCGGCGCCGCACCCGGCGTCGGCAAGACCTACGCGATGCTCTCCGAGGCCCACCGCCGCATCGAGCGGAGCACCGACTGCGTGGTCGCCTTCGTGGAGCACCACGACCGGCCACGCACCGAGGTGATGCTGCGGGGCCTGGAGCAGGTGCCCCGCAAGGAGATCGAGTACCGAGGCACGACGTTCACCGAGATGGATGTGGACGCGGTGCTGCGGCGCGCCCCCGCCGTGGCCCTCGTCGACGAGCTACCGCACACCAACATCCCCGGCTCGCGCAACGCCAAACGGTGGCAGGACGTCGAGGAGTTGCTCGCAGCCGGGATCGACGTCGTATCGACCGTCAACATCCAGCACCTGGAGTCGCTCGGCGACGTCGTCGAATCGATAACCGGCGTCCGGCAGAAGGAGACCGTGCCGGACGAGGTGGTACGGCGGGCGGACCAGATCGAGCTGGTCGACATGTCCCCGCAGGCCCTGCGCCGACGCATGGCACACGGCAACATCTACAAGCCCGACAAGGTCGACGCGGCGCTCTCCAACTACTTCAGGCCCGGCAATCTCACCGCGCTGCGAGAGCTGGCGCTGCTGTGGGTGGCCGACCGGGTCGACGAGTACCTACAGCAGTACCGCAGCGAGCACCAGGTGTCGAAGATCTGGGGCTCGCGGGAGCGCATCGTGGTCGGCCTCACCGGCGGTCCGGAGGGGCGGACCTTGATCCGCCGAGCGGCGCGGCTGGCGGAGAAGGGCGCCGGCGGCGAAGTCCTGGCCGTCTACATAGCCCGCAGCGACGGGCTCACCTCCGCCTCCCCCAAGGAGCTGGCCATCCAGCGAACCCTGGTCGAGGACCTCGGCGGCACCTTCCACCACGTCGTCGGTGACGACGTCCCGGTGGCGCTGCTGGACTTCGCGCGCGGAGTGAACGCCACCCAGATCGTCCTCGGGGTCTCACGCCGCAAGGGATGGCAGTACGTCTTCGGACCCGGCGTCGGCGCGACGGTCGCCCGGGACTCGGGGCCCGACCTCGACGTGCACCTGATCACGCACAGCGAGGCGGGCAGGGGCCGCGGACTGCCCGTGTCCCGGGGCGCGCGCCTCGGCAGATCCCGGCTCATCTGGGGTTGGCTGACCGGTATCGGCGGCCCGGCGCTCCTCACGCTGCTGCTGACCCACAGCGACGCCGACCTCGGCCTCACCAACAACATGCTGTTGTTCCTCACGCTCACCGTGGGCGCCGCCCTCCTCGGCGGCCTGCTGCCGTCACTGGTCTCGGCAGCGGTCGGCACGATGCTCCTGAACTGGTTCTTCACTCCCCCGGTGCACCGCATCACCATCGCCGATCCCAAGAACATGCTCGCACTGGCGATCTTCGTCCTGGTCGCGGCCTCGGTGGCGTCGGTGGTAGACCTGGCGGCCCGCCGCACCCACCAGGCCGCCCGGCTCCGCGCCGAATCCGAGATCCTCTCCTTCCTGGCCGGCAACGTCCTGCGCGGCGAGACCAGCCTGGAAGCCCTCCTGGAACGGGTCCGCGAGACCTTCGCCATGGAGTCGGTGGCACTTCTGGAGCGCAAGAGCGACGTCGAGCCATGGACCTGCGCCGGTCGCGTGGGCACCGGACAGCCTGTCGAACGCCCAGAGGACGCGGACGTCGACATGCCGGTCGGCGACCACATGGCGCTCGCCCTGTCCGGCCGTGTCCTGCCCGCCGAGGACCGCCGGGTCCTCGCCGCCTTCGCCGTCCAGGCCACCGTGGTCCTGGACCGCCAGCGGCTGCGGTCCGAGGCCGACCAGGCCAAGGAACTGGCCGAGGGCAACCGCATCCGCACCGCGCTCCTGGCCGCCGTGAGCCACGACCTGCGCACCCCGCTCGCGGGCATCAAGGCGGCGGTGACCTCTCTGCGTTCGGACGACGTCGCGTGGTCCGAGGAGGACCAGGCGGAGCTGCTGGCGGGCATCGAGGAGGGCGCCGACCGCCTCGACCACCTCGTGGGCAATCTTCTGGACATGTCCCGCCTGCAGACCGGCACACTCGCCCCGACCATCCGCGAGATCGACGTGGACGAGGTCGTCCCCATGGCACTGGGCGGCATCCCGGACCCCGAGTCGACCGTCGTCCTGGACATCCCCGAAACCCTGCCCATGGTCACCGTCGACAAGGGCCTGCTGGAACGGTCGGTCGCCAACATCGTGGAGAACGCGGTCAAGTACAGCCCCGACGGCAAGCCGGTCTTCGTATCGGCGAGCGCCCACGCCGACCGGGTCGAAGTCCGTGTCGTGGACCGTGGCCCCGGCGTCCCCGACGAGGCCAAGGACCGCATCTTCGAACCCTTCCAGCGCTACGGCGACGCCCCACGCGGCGCCGGCGTCGGCCTCGGCCTGGCAGTCGCCCGCGGCTTCGCCGAGGCCATCGGCGGCACCCTCACCGCCGAGGACACCCCCGGCGGCGGCCTCACCATGGTCCTCACCCTGCCGGCGGCGACGAGTCCCCCTTCGGTACAGCCCGGTCTGCCCGCAACGGCCACCTCGTAG
- the kdpA gene encoding potassium-transporting ATPase subunit KdpA, producing the protein MSPVLADVLLVTALIGALALVHRPLGDYMAAVYSSKKHLRVEKWIYRSVGANPDTEMRWPAYLRGVLAFSAVSVLFLYLMQRVQDRLPLSLGFKPISPDQAFNTAVSFVSNTNWQSYSGETAMSHVTQTAGLAVQNFVSAAVGIAVAVALVRGFARSRTGDLGNFWADLVRGTVRILLPISVVAAVLLIAAGAIQNFGDIHTITTLTGDKQAISSGAVASQEAIKDLGTNGGGFFNANSSHPFENPGGFTNLLEIFLLLVIPFSLPRTFGKMVGNVKQGYAIVAAMGIIWFLAVVAVTWIEYAHPGTASQIAGGSMEGKEQRFGEGPSSLFAVSTTMTSTGSVNSFHDSFQGLSGGVLLLGMMLGEIAPGGVGSGLYGMLIMAMIAVFLAGLMVGRTPEYLGKKIGTREIKLAACYILITPALVLIGTAVAMALPDGKDAMTNIGAHGFSEVLYAYTSASNNNGSAFAGFGANTDFFNTTLGLCMVLGRFLPMVFVLALAGSLAEQKPVPATAGTLRTEKPLFTGLLVGAIMIITGLTFFPALALGPLAEGLAA; encoded by the coding sequence ATGAGCCCCGTCCTCGCTGACGTGCTCCTGGTGACCGCGCTGATCGGCGCGCTCGCCCTCGTGCACCGTCCCCTCGGCGACTACATGGCCGCCGTCTACTCGTCCAAGAAGCACCTGCGCGTCGAGAAGTGGATCTACCGCTCGGTGGGCGCCAACCCCGACACGGAAATGCGCTGGCCCGCCTATCTGCGCGGGGTCCTGGCCTTCTCCGCGGTGAGCGTGCTGTTCCTGTACCTGATGCAGCGGGTGCAGGACAGGCTGCCGCTGTCGCTCGGCTTCAAGCCGATCAGCCCGGACCAGGCGTTCAACACCGCCGTGTCGTTCGTGTCCAACACCAACTGGCAGTCGTACTCGGGTGAGACGGCGATGAGCCACGTCACCCAGACCGCCGGGCTCGCGGTGCAGAACTTCGTGTCCGCCGCCGTCGGCATCGCGGTCGCGGTGGCGCTGGTGCGCGGCTTCGCCCGCTCCCGCACCGGGGACCTCGGCAACTTCTGGGCGGACCTGGTGCGCGGCACCGTCCGCATCCTGCTCCCGATCTCCGTGGTCGCGGCCGTACTGCTCATCGCCGCCGGCGCCATCCAGAACTTCGGCGACATCCACACCATCACCACGCTGACCGGCGACAAGCAGGCCATCAGCTCCGGCGCGGTCGCCTCCCAGGAGGCCATCAAGGACCTGGGGACGAACGGCGGTGGCTTCTTCAACGCCAACAGCTCCCACCCGTTCGAGAACCCAGGCGGCTTCACCAACCTGCTGGAGATCTTCCTGCTGCTGGTGATCCCGTTCTCGCTGCCGCGCACCTTCGGCAAGATGGTCGGCAACGTCAAGCAGGGCTACGCCATCGTCGCGGCCATGGGGATCATCTGGTTCCTCGCCGTGGTCGCCGTGACCTGGATCGAGTACGCCCACCCCGGTACCGCCTCCCAGATCGCCGGCGGCTCGATGGAGGGCAAGGAGCAGCGGTTCGGCGAAGGCCCGTCCTCCCTCTTCGCGGTGTCGACGACGATGACCTCGACCGGCTCGGTGAACTCCTTCCACGACTCCTTCCAGGGCCTGTCCGGCGGTGTGCTCCTGCTGGGCATGATGCTCGGCGAGATCGCGCCCGGCGGTGTCGGTTCCGGTCTCTACGGCATGCTGATCATGGCGATGATCGCGGTGTTCCTCGCCGGGCTGATGGTCGGCCGCACGCCCGAGTACCTGGGCAAGAAGATCGGCACCCGCGAGATCAAGCTGGCCGCCTGCTACATCCTCATCACCCCCGCGCTGGTGCTGATCGGCACCGCAGTGGCCATGGCCCTGCCGGACGGCAAGGACGCCATGACCAACATCGGAGCGCACGGCTTCTCCGAGGTCCTGTACGCCTACACATCCGCCTCCAACAACAACGGCTCCGCCTTCGCCGGCTTCGGAGCCAACACCGACTTCTTCAACACGACCTTGGGGCTGTGCATGGTGCTGGGCCGGTTCCTGCCCATGGTGTTCGTGCTGGCGCTGGCGGGCTCACTCGCCGAGCAGAAGCCCGTTCCCGCGACGGCGGGCACCCTCCGTACGGAGAAGCCGCTGTTCACCGGCCTCCTCGTGGGAGCCATCATGATCATCACCGGACTGACGTTCTTCCCGGCCCTCGCGCTGGGCCCGCTCGCCGAAGGGCTGGCGGCATGA
- the kdpF gene encoding K(+)-transporting ATPase subunit F, giving the protein MTAENVVGLVVAVALLGYLVLALIFPERF; this is encoded by the coding sequence GTGACCGCCGAGAACGTTGTCGGCCTGGTCGTGGCCGTCGCCCTGCTGGGTTATCTCGTCCTCGCCCTGATCTTCCCGGAGAGGTTCTGA
- a CDS encoding APC family permease, which translates to MLNVTGLLKRLVIGRAKRSEELHETLLPKRLALPIFASDPLSSVAYATQEILLVLSLGGLAYLHFTPWIAAAVVVLLTVVVLSYRQVVSTYPSGGGSYEVVSTNLGPSAGLVVAASLLVDYVMTVAVSVASGVDNIISAVPELADHRVAMALGFVALLTAMNLRGVRESGRAFAAPTYLFVGGVLIMITTGLFRYLVGDAPVAESAKYGITAEPHEANLTGLALVMLVLRAFSQGCTALTGVEAISNGVPAFRRPKPKNAATTMAVMGAISITMFVGVTTLALVAKVHVTEDSCRLTGLDGNCGSHTQRTVIAQVAAAVFGGEHSIGFYYIQAATALILILAANTAFNGFPLLASILAQHRYLPRQLHNRGDRLAFSNGILALAIVAGLLLYGFQANVTNLIHLYILGVFTSFTLSQTGMVRHWNRELRAETDPALRRNHKITRVINGTGAAVTGVVLLIVLATKFTQGAWLAVVAAIVLWVTMRGIRRHYDATAAELAVTDPRSELAPPSRVFAIVLVSTIHKPTLRALSYARSFRPDHLEALTVSVDRDEAARLRDRWEAYGIEVPLKILDSPYREVTRPVVDYVRSIQRESPRDIVAVFIPEYVVGHWWENLLHNQSALWLKSRLLFTPGVMVTSVPWQLTSSARADRPAARAPGSVRRGEPPTPPPQPERHPGARRSQQGERGG; encoded by the coding sequence GTGCTCAACGTGACCGGTCTGCTCAAACGTCTGGTGATCGGCCGGGCGAAGCGCAGCGAGGAACTTCACGAGACGCTGCTCCCCAAGCGGCTTGCCCTGCCGATCTTCGCGTCCGACCCCCTGTCCTCGGTGGCGTACGCGACCCAGGAGATCCTCCTGGTCCTCAGCCTCGGCGGTCTGGCTTACCTGCACTTCACGCCGTGGATCGCGGCTGCCGTCGTGGTCCTGCTGACGGTGGTGGTGCTCTCGTACCGGCAGGTGGTGAGCACCTACCCGAGCGGCGGTGGCTCGTACGAGGTCGTCTCCACCAACCTGGGCCCCTCGGCCGGGCTGGTGGTCGCCGCCTCGTTGCTTGTCGACTACGTCATGACGGTGGCGGTCTCGGTCGCCTCCGGTGTCGACAACATCATCTCGGCCGTCCCAGAACTCGCCGACCACCGTGTGGCCATGGCCCTCGGCTTCGTCGCGCTTCTCACCGCAATGAACCTGCGGGGCGTGCGCGAGTCAGGGCGGGCCTTCGCCGCGCCGACCTATCTGTTCGTCGGTGGCGTCCTCATCATGATCACGACCGGGCTGTTCCGCTACCTGGTCGGGGACGCGCCGGTAGCCGAGTCCGCCAAGTACGGCATCACGGCCGAGCCGCACGAGGCGAATCTGACCGGACTGGCGCTGGTCATGCTCGTGCTGCGCGCCTTCTCCCAGGGCTGCACCGCGCTGACCGGCGTGGAGGCGATCTCCAATGGGGTGCCCGCGTTCCGCAGGCCCAAGCCGAAGAACGCGGCGACCACGATGGCCGTCATGGGCGCCATCTCCATCACCATGTTCGTCGGGGTCACCACCCTGGCGCTGGTGGCGAAGGTCCACGTCACCGAGGACTCCTGCCGCCTGACCGGTCTCGACGGCAATTGCGGCAGCCACACCCAGCGCACCGTCATCGCCCAGGTCGCGGCCGCCGTCTTCGGCGGCGAGCACAGCATCGGGTTCTACTACATCCAGGCCGCCACCGCGCTCATCCTCATCCTCGCCGCGAACACCGCTTTCAACGGCTTCCCGCTACTCGCCTCGATCCTGGCCCAACACCGCTACCTGCCCCGCCAGCTGCACAACCGCGGCGACCGTCTCGCCTTCTCCAACGGCATCCTCGCCCTCGCGATCGTCGCCGGCCTGCTGCTGTACGGCTTCCAGGCCAACGTCACCAACCTCATCCACCTCTACATCCTGGGCGTGTTCACCTCCTTCACGCTCTCCCAGACGGGCATGGTCCGGCACTGGAACCGTGAACTGCGCGCCGAGACCGACCCCGCCCTGCGTCGCAACCACAAGATCACCCGGGTGATCAACGGAACCGGCGCGGCGGTCACCGGTGTGGTCCTGCTGATCGTGCTGGCGACCAAGTTCACCCAGGGCGCTTGGCTTGCGGTCGTCGCCGCGATCGTGCTGTGGGTGACAATGCGCGGCATCCGCCGCCACTACGACGCCACCGCCGCCGAACTCGCTGTCACCGACCCGAGAAGCGAACTCGCCCCGCCCAGTCGGGTGTTCGCGATCGTCCTGGTCTCCACCATCCACAAACCGACCCTGCGCGCCCTGTCGTACGCCCGCTCCTTCCGCCCCGACCACCTGGAGGCGCTCACCGTCTCGGTCGACCGCGACGAGGCGGCCCGGCTGCGCGACCGCTGGGAGGCGTATGGCATCGAGGTCCCTCTGAAGATCCTCGACTCCCCCTATCGGGAGGTGACCCGCCCGGTCGTGGACTACGTGCGCTCCATCCAGCGCGAGAGCCCGCGCGACATCGTGGCCGTCTTCATCCCCGAGTACGTGGTGGGTCACTGGTGGGAGAACCTCCTCCACAACCAGTCGGCCCTCTGGCTCAAGAGCCGTCTGCTTTTCACTCCAGGTGTGATGGTCACCAGCGTCCCCTGGCAGCTGACGTCCTCGGCCCGCGCCGACCGCCCGGCAGCCCGGGCTCCCGGCTCCGTCCGCCGCGGCGAGCCTCCGACTCCGCCACCACAGCCGGAGAGGCACCCGGGAGCACGTCGGTCCCAGCAGGGTGAACGCGGTGGGTAA
- the kdpC gene encoding potassium-transporting ATPase subunit KdpC, protein MNNSVANTGRLAWAALRMLLVLTVVTGVIYPLVVAGIGQLAFHDKANGSIVKVDGKEVGSRLIGQSWNIKGTDKPDPKWFQGRPSNSNYDPLATGSSQLSAGNPELVKMVMAAKKQVAEFNGVPESEVPKDAVTGSASAIDPDISPAYADIQVKRVAEANGLTVDQVQQLVDDHTRGRTLGFLDQPRVNVLELNIALKELADR, encoded by the coding sequence ATGAACAACTCCGTGGCAAACACCGGACGCCTGGCATGGGCGGCGCTGCGCATGCTGCTCGTCCTCACCGTCGTGACCGGCGTCATCTACCCGCTCGTGGTCGCCGGCATCGGCCAACTCGCCTTCCATGACAAGGCGAACGGCTCGATCGTCAAGGTCGACGGCAAGGAGGTCGGCTCCAGGCTGATCGGCCAGAGCTGGAACATCAAGGGCACCGACAAGCCCGACCCGAAGTGGTTCCAGGGCCGTCCGTCCAACAGCAACTACGACCCGCTGGCCACCGGTTCCAGCCAGCTGAGCGCCGGCAACCCCGAGCTCGTGAAGATGGTGATGGCGGCTAAGAAGCAGGTCGCCGAGTTCAACGGCGTACCCGAGTCCGAGGTGCCCAAGGACGCGGTCACCGGCTCCGCCTCCGCGATCGACCCGGACATCTCCCCGGCGTACGCGGACATCCAGGTCAAGCGGGTCGCCGAGGCGAACGGGCTGACCGTTGACCAGGTCCAGCAGTTGGTCGACGACCACACCCGGGGACGCACGCTCGGCTTCCTCGACCAGCCGCGCGTCAACGTCCTCGAACTCAACATCGCGCTCAAGGAACTGGCCGACCGCTGA
- the kdpB gene encoding potassium-transporting ATPase subunit KdpB: MTINTKKQEDPMSTVTPTRAPHQDVPTGHKAAEGRVGAGLFDPKQLVKSLPDAFRKLDPRVMVKSPVMFVVLIGSVVTTVLAIKTPGDWFGWVIAAWLWLTVVFANLAEAVAEGRGKAQADTLRKAKTDTVARRLVGDSEERVPGTELKVGDLVVCEAGDIIPGDGDVVEGVASVDESAITGESAPVIRESGGDRSAVTGGTKVLSDRIVIKITTKPGETFIDRMINLVEGAARQKTPNEIALNILLASLTIVFLLAVVTLKPFAIYAGADKQTSMIVLTALLVCLIPTTIGALLSAIGIAGMDRLVQRNVLAMSGRAVEAAGDVSTLLLDKTGTITLGNRQAAEFVPVRGTTEAEVADAAQLSSLADETPEGRSIVVLAKQKYGLRERHQGELAHAEWIAFTAQTRMSGVDVDGRKIRKGAAGSVIAWVREQGGSVAEDADEIAGRISEAGGTPLLVAIQDDRGARILGVIHLKDVVKEGMRERFEELRRMGIKTVMITGDNPLTAKAIADEAGVDDFLAEATPEDKMALIKREQAGGKLVAMTGDGTNDAPALAQADVGVAMNTGTSAAKEAGNMVDLDSNPTKLIEIVEIGKQLLITRGALTTFSIANDVAKYFAIIPAMFAVAYPSLDKLNIMGLASPESAILSAVIFNALIIIALVPLALRGVQYRPMSADRMLRRNLGIYGLGGLIAPFIGIKLIDLLISLIPGIG, encoded by the coding sequence ATGACCATCAACACCAAGAAGCAAGAGGACCCGATGTCCACGGTTACCCCGACCCGGGCACCGCACCAGGACGTACCGACCGGGCACAAGGCCGCCGAGGGCCGCGTCGGCGCGGGCCTGTTCGACCCCAAGCAACTCGTCAAGTCACTGCCCGACGCGTTCCGCAAGCTCGACCCGCGGGTGATGGTCAAGTCCCCCGTGATGTTCGTCGTGCTCATCGGCTCGGTGGTCACCACCGTACTGGCGATCAAGACCCCGGGCGACTGGTTCGGCTGGGTCATCGCCGCCTGGCTGTGGCTGACCGTCGTCTTCGCCAACCTGGCGGAAGCGGTGGCCGAGGGCCGCGGCAAGGCCCAGGCGGACACGCTGCGCAAGGCCAAGACCGACACCGTGGCGCGCCGACTCGTCGGGGACTCCGAAGAGCGCGTGCCCGGCACGGAGTTGAAGGTCGGCGACCTGGTCGTGTGCGAGGCCGGCGACATCATCCCCGGCGACGGTGACGTCGTCGAGGGAGTCGCGTCCGTCGACGAGTCGGCGATCACCGGCGAATCCGCGCCCGTCATCCGAGAGTCCGGCGGCGACCGCAGCGCCGTCACCGGCGGCACGAAGGTGCTGTCCGACCGGATCGTCATCAAGATCACGACGAAGCCGGGCGAGACCTTCATCGACCGGATGATCAACCTGGTCGAGGGCGCAGCACGGCAGAAGACGCCGAACGAGATCGCGCTGAACATCCTGCTCGCCTCGCTCACCATCGTCTTCCTGCTCGCGGTCGTGACGCTGAAGCCGTTCGCCATCTACGCGGGCGCCGACAAGCAGACCTCCATGATCGTGCTCACCGCGCTGCTGGTCTGCCTGATCCCGACCACCATCGGCGCACTGCTCTCCGCCATCGGCATCGCGGGTATGGACCGCCTGGTCCAGCGCAACGTCCTCGCCATGTCCGGCCGGGCGGTCGAGGCCGCCGGTGACGTCTCGACGCTGCTGCTCGACAAGACCGGCACCATCACCCTCGGCAACCGCCAGGCCGCCGAGTTCGTGCCGGTGCGCGGAACGACCGAGGCCGAGGTCGCCGACGCCGCCCAACTCTCCTCACTGGCCGACGAGACGCCCGAGGGCCGCTCCATCGTCGTACTGGCGAAGCAGAAGTACGGCCTGCGCGAACGCCACCAGGGCGAGCTCGCGCACGCCGAGTGGATCGCCTTCACCGCCCAGACCCGGATGTCGGGTGTGGATGTCGACGGGCGCAAGATCCGCAAGGGCGCCGCCGGTTCGGTCATCGCCTGGGTGCGGGAGCAAGGCGGGTCGGTCGCCGAGGACGCCGACGAGATCGCGGGCCGCATCTCGGAGGCAGGCGGTACGCCGCTGCTGGTCGCGATCCAGGATGACCGGGGCGCCCGGATCCTGGGGGTCATCCACCTGAAGGACGTGGTCAAGGAGGGCATGCGCGAGCGGTTCGAAGAACTGCGCCGCATGGGCATCAAGACCGTCATGATCACCGGTGACAACCCGCTGACCGCCAAGGCGATCGCGGACGAGGCCGGCGTCGACGACTTCCTCGCGGAGGCCACCCCCGAGGACAAGATGGCCCTTATCAAGCGGGAACAGGCCGGCGGCAAGCTGGTCGCCATGACCGGCGACGGTACGAACGACGCGCCCGCGCTGGCCCAGGCGGACGTCGGCGTGGCCATGAACACCGGTACGTCGGCCGCCAAGGAGGCCGGCAACATGGTCGACCTCGACTCCAACCCGACCAAGCTCATCGAGATCGTCGAGATCGGCAAGCAACTCCTCATCACCCGGGGCGCGCTGACCACGTTCTCCATCGCCAACGACGTCGCGAAGTACTTCGCGATCATCCCGGCCATGTTCGCCGTCGCCTACCCGTCGCTGGACAAGCTCAACATCATGGGCCTGGCCAGCCCGGAGTCCGCGATCCTCTCCGCGGTCATCTTCAACGCGCTGATCATCATCGCCCTGGTGCCGCTCGCCCTGCGCGGCGTGCAGTACCGGCCGATGAGCGCCGATCGGATGCTCAGGCGCAACCTCGGCATCTATGGCCTGGGTGGACTGATCGCCCCGTTCATCGGCATCAAGCTCATCGACCTGCTCATCTCGCTGATCCCCGGGATCGGGTGA